Proteins from one Deinococcus actinosclerus genomic window:
- the nuoK gene encoding NADH-quinone oxidoreductase subunit NuoK, with the protein MVPTTSYLALSGILFALGMIGVLTRRTAIMVFLSVELMLNAANLALVAFARSWGDPTGQTAVFIVMTLAAAEVAIGLAIIVAIFRKRETTNVDDLAALKG; encoded by the coding sequence ATGGTGCCCACCACCTCCTACCTGGCCCTGTCCGGGATTCTGTTCGCGCTGGGCATGATCGGCGTGCTGACCCGCCGCACGGCGATCATGGTGTTCCTGTCGGTGGAACTGATGCTGAACGCCGCGAACCTCGCACTGGTGGCGTTCGCGCGGTCGTGGGGCGATCCCACCGGGCAGACGGCCGTGTTCATCGTGATGACGCTGGCGGCCGCCGAGGTGGCGATCGGGCTGGCGATCATCGTCGCGATCTTCCGTAAGCGCGAGACCACGAACGTGGACGATCTCGCCGCGTTGAAAGGCTGA
- a CDS encoding NADH-quinone oxidoreductase subunit N, whose protein sequence is MLQVPEASLTPLLPILLVLAGAISSTLLGFWLSRRTLTFINIGAVVASALSVGWLWNRDLSSFGGGLRADHAALLLGFVILAGTLMTLLVTLDTAWRARVAFPEFDAMLMYAVTGCLLIAFSGDLIVMLIGLEIMSLSSYVLATLQGSRRAEESGLKYFLLGAAGSAVLIYGLAFVYGATGSLNYAVIAEKTSTLNPENTGILVGGALLMLCGFGFKVALAPFHQWTPDVYGGAPTSVSLFLSTVVKVAAFAGMLRVFSGALDNAPGWHSVLAVLIAATLIVGNLAALRQTNFKRMLAYSAVAHTGFLGMALLGTPAAGGAALGYYLLVYTLMTAAALAIVAALQRSEEGFSVTDMRGLYYRHPGYAVALAVCLASLAGLPPFAGFFGKYLVFQAAFQNGYAWVSVLAALTSVAALVYYLRPGMLMFMPDRTPAREYGLGQRAPTTLAVALGVAGVTVLGLLPNLWYAFVAHPDIWAMLAGR, encoded by the coding sequence ATGCTGCAAGTCCCCGAAGCGTCCCTCACGCCCCTGCTGCCCATCCTGCTCGTCCTGGCCGGCGCCATCAGCAGCACCCTGCTGGGCTTCTGGCTCAGCCGCCGCACCCTGACGTTCATCAACATCGGGGCTGTGGTCGCGTCCGCGCTCAGCGTCGGCTGGCTGTGGAACCGCGACCTGTCCTCCTTCGGCGGCGGCCTGCGCGCCGACCACGCCGCGCTGCTGCTGGGCTTCGTGATCCTCGCCGGGACCCTGATGACGCTGCTCGTCACGCTGGACACCGCGTGGCGCGCCCGCGTGGCCTTCCCCGAATTCGACGCGATGCTCATGTACGCCGTCACCGGCTGCCTGCTGATCGCCTTTTCCGGCGACCTGATCGTCATGCTGATCGGCCTGGAGATCATGAGCCTCAGCTCCTACGTGCTCGCCACGTTGCAGGGTTCACGCCGCGCCGAGGAAAGCGGCCTGAAGTACTTCCTGCTGGGCGCGGCCGGGAGCGCCGTGCTCATCTACGGACTGGCCTTCGTGTACGGCGCGACCGGCAGCCTGAACTACGCTGTCATCGCCGAGAAGACGAGCACCCTGAACCCCGAGAACACCGGCATCCTGGTCGGCGGCGCGCTGCTGATGCTGTGCGGCTTCGGGTTCAAGGTCGCGCTGGCCCCCTTCCACCAGTGGACGCCCGACGTGTACGGCGGCGCGCCCACCAGCGTCAGCCTGTTCCTGAGCACCGTCGTGAAGGTCGCCGCGTTCGCCGGGATGCTGCGCGTGTTCTCCGGCGCGCTGGACAACGCCCCGGGCTGGCACTCGGTCCTGGCGGTCCTGATCGCCGCGACCCTGATCGTCGGGAACCTCGCCGCGCTGCGCCAGACGAACTTCAAACGCATGCTGGCGTACTCGGCGGTCGCGCACACCGGCTTCCTGGGCATGGCGCTGCTCGGCACCCCGGCCGCGGGCGGCGCGGCCCTCGGGTACTACCTGCTCGTGTACACCCTGATGACGGCCGCTGCCCTGGCCATCGTCGCCGCCCTGCAGCGCAGCGAGGAAGGCTTCAGCGTCACCGACATGCGCGGCCTGTACTACCGCCACCCCGGCTACGCCGTCGCGCTGGCCGTGTGCCTCGCCTCGCTGGCGGGCCTGCCGCCCTTCGCCGGCTTCTTCGGCAAGTACCTGGTGTTCCAGGCGGCCTTCCAGAACGGCTACGCGTGGGTCAGCGTCCTCGCGGCGCTCACCAGTGTCGCCGCGCTGGTGTACTACCTGCGACCCGGCATGCTGATGTTCATGCCCGACCGCACCCCCGCCCGCGAGTACGGTCTCGGCCAGCGCGCCCCCACCACCCTGGCCGTCGCGCTGGGCGTGGCGGGCGTGACGGTGCTGGGCCTGCTGCCGAACCTCTGGTACGCCTTCGTGGCGCACCCCGACATCTGGGCGATGCTCGCCGGACGCTGA
- the nuoL gene encoding NADH-quinone oxidoreductase subunit L produces the protein MVLPRLFPSKTGGWLATGMVGAAFVVAVIRYLNQGAPAHEVLWAWLPNMALNANLSVGFWLDQLSALMALIITGVGFLIHLYSISYMGHDPKFTRFFAFLNFFVAMMLILVLADSYPLMFVGWEGVGMASYLLIGFWFSGRNSEASDAQVRAASDAEAVSNSNAARKAFIMNRIGDLGFMLGMFLLFKLYGTLSIPELAERVGGAQVAQAGIELACLFLLVGAVGKSGQLPLTTWLPDAMAGPTPVSALIHAATMVTAGVYLVARSHFLYDLAPNASLWVAWVGGLTALYGALSALNQSDIKKILAYSTVSQLGYMFLAVGLHAYSAGVFHLLTHAFFKALLFLAAGAVIHALHEEQDVRKMGGLHRFMPFTHLVSVAGVLAIAGIPIWSGFFSKDAILAAAYEQSLPLYLIGLGVALLTAFYMGRWYFLVWRGAYRGHGHPHEADTLTKIPLGVLAALATLAGFLNIPTFLGGGHAFDSYLGRAIPLHAHEIPVATEWLLTVLAVLAGVIGLGWAFLAHRRGALATGPLGDLSRNSLYLDALYDGVVSAPSRAIAGALDTVDRGTDDALNGIARNASGPGGLFTLWQSGFVRAYAVSMLLGTAVIIGYWALKTIGSGA, from the coding sequence ATGGTGCTGCCGCGCCTGTTCCCCAGCAAGACAGGGGGCTGGCTGGCGACCGGGATGGTCGGCGCGGCGTTCGTCGTGGCCGTCATCCGCTACCTGAACCAGGGCGCGCCCGCCCATGAGGTGCTGTGGGCGTGGCTGCCGAACATGGCGCTGAACGCCAACCTGTCGGTGGGCTTCTGGCTCGACCAGCTCTCGGCGCTGATGGCGTTGATCATCACGGGCGTGGGGTTCCTGATTCACCTGTACTCGATCTCGTACATGGGGCACGACCCGAAGTTCACGCGCTTCTTCGCGTTCCTGAACTTCTTCGTGGCGATGATGCTGATCCTGGTGCTGGCCGACTCGTACCCGCTGATGTTCGTCGGCTGGGAGGGCGTGGGCATGGCGTCGTACCTGCTGATCGGCTTCTGGTTCAGTGGCCGCAACAGTGAAGCCAGTGACGCGCAGGTCCGCGCCGCCAGCGACGCCGAGGCCGTCAGCAACTCCAATGCGGCGCGCAAGGCGTTCATCATGAACCGCATCGGGGACCTGGGCTTCATGCTGGGCATGTTCCTGCTGTTCAAGCTGTACGGCACCCTCAGCATCCCCGAACTCGCCGAGCGGGTGGGGGGCGCGCAGGTGGCGCAGGCGGGCATCGAACTCGCGTGCCTGTTCCTGCTCGTCGGCGCGGTCGGCAAGAGCGGCCAGCTGCCCCTGACGACCTGGCTGCCGGACGCCATGGCGGGCCCCACGCCCGTCTCCGCGCTCATCCACGCGGCCACCATGGTCACGGCCGGCGTGTACCTCGTGGCGCGCAGCCACTTCCTGTACGACCTCGCCCCGAACGCCAGCCTGTGGGTCGCGTGGGTGGGCGGCCTGACCGCGCTGTACGGCGCGCTGTCCGCGCTGAACCAGTCGGACATCAAGAAGATCCTGGCGTACTCCACCGTGTCGCAGCTGGGTTACATGTTCCTGGCGGTGGGCCTGCACGCGTACTCGGCGGGCGTGTTCCACCTGCTGACGCACGCGTTCTTCAAGGCGCTGCTGTTCCTCGCGGCGGGCGCCGTGATCCACGCGCTGCACGAGGAGCAGGACGTGCGGAAGATGGGCGGCCTGCACCGGTTCATGCCGTTCACGCACCTCGTGTCCGTGGCGGGCGTGCTGGCGATCGCCGGGATTCCCATCTGGAGCGGGTTCTTCTCCAAGGACGCGATCCTGGCCGCCGCGTACGAGCAGAGCCTGCCGCTGTACCTGATCGGGCTGGGCGTGGCGCTGCTCACCGCGTTCTACATGGGCCGCTGGTACTTCCTGGTGTGGCGGGGCGCGTACCGCGGGCACGGCCACCCGCACGAGGCGGACACCCTCACGAAGATCCCGCTGGGCGTGCTGGCCGCGCTGGCGACCCTGGCCGGGTTCCTGAACATCCCCACGTTCTTGGGCGGCGGGCACGCCTTCGACTCGTACCTGGGCCGGGCGATCCCGCTGCACGCGCACGAGATTCCCGTCGCGACCGAGTGGCTGCTGACCGTCCTCGCCGTCCTGGCGGGCGTGATCGGGCTGGGCTGGGCGTTCCTGGCGCACCGCCGCGGCGCCCTGGCGACCGGGCCGCTGGGTGACCTCAGCCGCAACAGCCTGTACCTCGACGCGCTGTACGACGGCGTCGTCTCGGCCCCCAGCCGCGCCATCGCGGGGGCGCTGGACACCGTGGACCGCGGCACCGACGACGCCCTGAACGGCATTGCCCGCAACGCCAGCGGCCCCGGCGGACTGTTCACGCTGTGGCAGAGCGGCTTCGTGCGCGCCTACGCCGTCAGCATGCTGCTCGGCACGGCCGTCATCATCGGCTACTGGGCCCTCAAGACCATCGGGAGCGGCGCATGA
- a CDS encoding NADH-quinone oxidoreductase subunit M, protein MNSFTDWLPTLMIFLPLLGSLLLLVTPKTFRDEVAGFIAALTLGAGLAIWRGGGSELFRWDWIPPLGITYSVQLGGVSLALALVTALMSFIAILYAARRIPNPGPMLSLILAMETGLIGIFAAQDLMLFYVFFEDALIPALLMLAMYGKNGRMAALVKFAAYTLFGSLLMLVSIIGVRYLGGSPSFAMTDLKQHLVTGSAQTWLYLGFLTAMAVKLPLWPLHAWLPDFHEQNHDSGVPDVMGTLYKVGGYGIFTFAVPLFPDASLELRPILMGLAAFTALYAAWIAFRQTNWKRLLAYAGLSHMGFVALGVFSLNETAVIGAMYLLAFQNLYTGALFLSVGMLQERIGSLETRVGGVMTQAGALGGLTMALWFASIAVPGLAGFIGEFSILLGAYQVSPWLTFIAGITTIAAAAYALTAFQHTFWQARPAGAVTVRDLVHTEWLILAIPLGLLVLFGVYSTPALNLMQPAVRAVLSALGGN, encoded by the coding sequence ATGAACTCCTTCACCGACTGGCTCCCCACCCTCATGATCTTCCTGCCCCTGCTGGGCAGCCTGCTGCTGCTCGTCACGCCGAAAACCTTCCGGGACGAGGTCGCGGGCTTCATCGCCGCCCTGACGCTCGGCGCGGGCCTCGCCATCTGGCGCGGCGGCGGCTCGGAACTGTTCCGCTGGGACTGGATTCCCCCGCTGGGTATCACGTACTCGGTGCAGCTGGGCGGCGTGAGCCTCGCCCTGGCGCTCGTCACGGCGCTGATGTCGTTCATCGCGATCCTGTACGCCGCGCGCCGCATCCCCAACCCCGGCCCGATGCTCTCGCTGATCCTGGCCATGGAGACGGGCCTGATCGGCATCTTCGCCGCGCAGGACCTGATGCTGTTCTACGTGTTCTTCGAGGACGCGCTGATCCCGGCGCTGCTGATGCTCGCCATGTACGGCAAGAACGGCAGGATGGCCGCGCTGGTGAAGTTCGCGGCCTACACGCTGTTCGGCAGCCTGCTGATGCTCGTCAGCATCATCGGCGTGCGCTACCTGGGCGGCAGCCCCAGCTTCGCCATGACCGACCTGAAACAGCACCTCGTGACCGGCAGCGCGCAGACGTGGCTGTACCTGGGCTTCCTGACCGCCATGGCCGTGAAGCTGCCGCTGTGGCCGCTGCACGCGTGGCTGCCGGACTTCCACGAGCAGAACCACGACAGCGGCGTCCCGGACGTGATGGGTACCCTGTACAAGGTCGGCGGGTACGGCATCTTCACCTTCGCCGTCCCGCTGTTCCCGGACGCCAGCCTGGAACTGCGCCCCATCCTGATGGGCCTGGCCGCCTTCACCGCGCTGTACGCCGCGTGGATCGCCTTCCGGCAGACGAACTGGAAACGCCTGCTGGCCTACGCGGGCCTCAGCCACATGGGCTTCGTGGCGCTCGGCGTGTTCTCCCTGAACGAGACGGCCGTGATCGGCGCGATGTACCTGCTGGCCTTCCAGAACCTCTACACCGGCGCGCTGTTCCTGTCGGTCGGGATGCTCCAGGAACGCATCGGCAGCCTGGAGACCCGCGTGGGCGGCGTCATGACCCAGGCGGGGGCGCTGGGCGGCCTGACCATGGCCCTGTGGTTCGCCAGCATCGCCGTGCCGGGCCTGGCGGGCTTCATCGGCGAGTTCAGCATCCTGCTCGGCGCGTATCAGGTCTCGCCCTGGCTGACCTTCATCGCGGGCATCACGACCATCGCCGCCGCCGCGTACGCCCTGACGGCTTTCCAGCACACCTTCTGGCAGGCCCGCCCCGCCGGGGCCGTCACCGTCCGTGACCTCGTGCACACCGAGTGGCTGATCCTGGCGATCCCGCTGGGCCTGCTCGTGCTGTTCGGCGTGTACTCCACCCCCGCCCTGAACCTCATGCAGCCCGCCGTGCGCGCCGTCCTGAGCGCCCTGGGAGGCAACTGA
- a CDS encoding CHASE2 domain-containing protein yields the protein MSRSAERSLALLTAPVAAALAVLLALIMPANPRLGDALNRALPSGTDRRVVLVGIDDATLRDYGRVGSWPRELYGQALATLEQAGATAVGIDVLLTDPAQNDARLKDAFSRSNVVLATAPGESTLLASPDWRSPTGVSALNVSPDGIVRTFQTAYPDAAGRLEPSFARQLAVAAGRGVDLSTQPRLLRYAAPDPDRLPVIPFRDVVSGNVRYGDIQGKIVLIGLTASGTGGSGVRDVTGQTVPGTELQLRAVSSLLSPPFTTLPTWLTALLGAVIAVTAVLARGLWGFALAMLALLAAGPLWLGNVLLPGVTLSLAAIIGTALVAAERWWNLRTLALRDPLTGFGNRVAFTRALEQRWATRQDRPLGLLLVDLSGFRKVNEVYGPHAGDELLRDLSGRIMQHKRRGDLIFRWGPDEFAVLLDQASAQEVAQVARRVQESLDRISYRDLPLRASVGASRTGDDIQTPVDLVEAASRSRYRVKYQREQRS from the coding sequence ATGTCACGCTCCGCTGAGCGGTCCCTGGCGCTGCTCACCGCGCCCGTCGCGGCCGCCCTGGCGGTCCTGCTGGCCCTCATCATGCCCGCCAACCCCCGCCTGGGCGACGCGCTCAACCGCGCCCTGCCCTCGGGCACCGACCGGCGCGTGGTGCTGGTCGGCATCGACGACGCCACGCTGCGCGACTACGGGCGCGTGGGCAGCTGGCCCCGCGAACTGTACGGTCAGGCACTCGCCACGCTGGAACAGGCCGGGGCCACCGCCGTGGGCATCGACGTGCTGCTCACCGATCCCGCGCAGAACGACGCCCGACTGAAAGACGCCTTCAGCCGCTCGAACGTCGTGCTGGCCACCGCGCCGGGCGAATCCACGCTGCTCGCCAGCCCCGACTGGCGCTCCCCGACCGGCGTCAGCGCCCTGAACGTCAGCCCCGACGGGATCGTGCGCACCTTCCAGACCGCCTACCCCGACGCGGCCGGGCGGCTCGAACCCAGCTTCGCGCGGCAGCTGGCGGTGGCAGCGGGGCGGGGCGTGGACCTCAGCACGCAGCCTCGCCTGCTGCGCTACGCGGCCCCTGATCCGGATCGCCTGCCGGTCATTCCGTTCCGGGACGTCGTCAGTGGCAACGTCCGCTACGGCGACATCCAGGGCAAGATCGTCCTGATCGGCCTGACCGCCAGCGGCACCGGGGGCAGCGGCGTGCGCGACGTGACCGGGCAGACCGTGCCCGGCACCGAACTGCAGCTGCGCGCCGTGTCCAGCCTGCTCAGCCCGCCCTTCACCACGCTGCCCACCTGGCTGACCGCGCTGCTGGGCGCCGTCATCGCCGTGACCGCCGTGCTGGCGCGCGGCCTGTGGGGCTTCGCGCTGGCCATGCTGGCGCTGCTGGCCGCCGGGCCACTGTGGCTGGGCAATGTCCTGCTGCCCGGCGTGACCCTGTCGCTGGCGGCGATCATCGGCACGGCGCTGGTCGCCGCCGAGCGCTGGTGGAACCTGCGCACCCTGGCGCTGCGCGATCCCCTGACCGGCTTCGGGAACCGCGTGGCGTTCACGCGTGCCTTGGAGCAGCGCTGGGCGACCCGGCAGGACCGTCCGCTGGGCCTCCTGCTCGTGGATCTCAGCGGCTTTCGCAAGGTCAACGAGGTGTACGGCCCGCACGCCGGAGATGAACTGCTGCGCGACCTGTCGGGCCGCATCATGCAGCACAAGCGCCGCGGCGACCTGATCTTCCGCTGGGGCCCCGACGAGTTCGCGGTGCTGCTCGATCAAGCCAGTGCGCAGGAGGTCGCGCAGGTCGCGCGGCGCGTCCAGGAGTCGCTCGACCGCATCAGTTACCGTGACCTGCCCCTGCGGGCCAGCGTCGGGGCGTCCCGGACCGGCGACGACATCCAGACGCCCGTCGATCTGGTCGAGGCAGCCAGCCGCAGCCGCTACCGCGTGAAGTACCAGCGCGAGCAGCGCAGCTAG
- a CDS encoding FecR family protein: MTHASSLAAAPTLERAQGRVETQRAGGTWTPQAAGEITQGLRTGAGRADLRADTGQITVGSVSRLRRYLDEADLLQGRFYLRGPVAVHVQGNHLVMDRPGALRADLDGPVRRVALLSGQARLDLLGQIVTVRAGQQIDLRSGQITPFQETDPWYAAQFRGEGSAAVQATRGAVTLRHAGQTRSALTGDTLEIGASLNTGAGAWAEVGFTGGGYLRLNEQSELSVLSIDRTDRGREVLLKLASGTAWNVVQKGQGGYRIDTPVVSTAVRGTVFRVDAQGLVKVFEGQVALPSNADQTVRAGQQRESSGHVAELTLDATDRFNQALDAERARPLTLSLPRTGLTLAELALSARSLPDTALSAEVAGQRVNFSADGGTYRLDRLTEALPEGTYPVRVVATRAGRTVQQTVTVTIDRTAPQGTLSATPRGHLLLLSGQVQDNRAARVRLTARLGPRTYTRLMTPGERFVWALPLQEPGAPLTVSARDAAGNERDVTLR; the protein is encoded by the coding sequence ATGACTCACGCCTCCTCCCTGGCCGCAGCGCCCACGCTGGAACGCGCGCAGGGGCGCGTGGAGACGCAGCGCGCGGGCGGCACCTGGACGCCGCAGGCCGCGGGCGAGATCACGCAGGGCCTGCGCACCGGGGCGGGCCGCGCCGACCTGCGCGCCGACACCGGGCAGATCACGGTGGGCAGCGTCTCGCGCCTGCGCCGCTACCTGGACGAGGCCGACCTGCTCCAGGGCCGCTTCTACCTGCGCGGCCCGGTCGCCGTCCACGTGCAGGGAAACCACCTCGTCATGGACCGGCCGGGCGCGCTGCGGGCCGACCTGGACGGCCCGGTGCGGCGCGTGGCCCTGCTGAGCGGTCAGGCGCGACTGGACCTGCTGGGTCAGATCGTCACGGTGAGGGCCGGGCAGCAGATCGATCTGCGCAGCGGCCAGATCACGCCGTTCCAGGAGACCGACCCGTGGTACGCCGCGCAGTTCCGCGGTGAGGGCAGCGCCGCCGTGCAGGCCACGCGTGGCGCCGTGACCCTGCGCCACGCCGGACAGACCCGCAGCGCCCTGACCGGCGACACCCTGGAGATCGGCGCCTCCCTGAACACCGGGGCGGGCGCCTGGGCCGAGGTGGGCTTCACGGGGGGCGGCTACCTGCGCCTGAACGAGCAGAGCGAACTGAGTGTCCTGAGCATCGACCGCACGGACCGCGGCCGCGAGGTGCTGCTGAAACTCGCGAGCGGCACCGCCTGGAACGTCGTGCAGAAGGGCCAGGGCGGCTACCGGATCGACACGCCGGTCGTGAGTACCGCCGTGCGCGGCACGGTGTTCCGCGTGGACGCCCAGGGGCTCGTGAAGGTCTTCGAGGGCCAGGTGGCGCTGCCCAGTAACGCCGATCAGACCGTCCGCGCCGGGCAGCAGCGGGAGAGCTCCGGGCACGTGGCCGAGCTGACCCTGGACGCCACGGACCGCTTCAATCAGGCCCTCGACGCCGAGCGGGCCCGGCCCCTCACGCTGAGCCTGCCCCGCACCGGCCTGACCCTGGCGGAACTGGCCCTGAGTGCCCGCAGCCTGCCCGACACCGCCCTGAGCGCCGAGGTCGCCGGGCAGCGCGTGAACTTCAGCGCCGACGGCGGCACGTACCGCCTGGACCGCCTGACCGAAGCGCTGCCTGAGGGGACCTACCCGGTGCGGGTCGTGGCCACGCGCGCCGGGCGGACCGTGCAGCAGACCGTGACGGTCACCATCGACCGCACCGCGCCGCAGGGCACCCTGAGCGCCACGCCGCGCGGGCACCTGCTGCTGCTGAGCGGACAGGTGCAGGACAACCGGGCGGCCCGCGTGCGCCTCACCGCCCGCCTCGGCCCCCGCACCTACACCCGCCTCATGACGCCCGGCGAGCGCTTCGTGTGGGCGCTGCCCCTTCAGGAGCCCGGCGCGCCGCTCACCGTGAGCGCCCGCGACGCCGCCGGAAACGAGCGAGATGTCACGCTCCGCTGA
- a CDS encoding ABC-F family ATP-binding cassette domain-containing protein produces the protein MLVAAVDASKEYGPLTVLQDVTFAVQPGDRVGLVGRNGAGKSTLLKLLTGQLQPDGGVVKRAPGVRVRSLQQDPVFPPGATVDSVLDAAFHDLDQLEAELNEAAEAMGSGTPESILHHEAVLEHYGRRGGFERRSRKDAVTLAFGFRGREGDLAASLSGGERTRLGLAALLVENPDVLLLDEPTNHLDIVMVEWLEGFLGRYPGAVLVISHDRAFLDTVTRETAYLRGGTMKVYAGNYTTFRETLAAELEQQAARFAVESRQIASLQASADRMKIWGLGMSKLARRAKAMQARVDRMQARATSAPPPEQRTTRITFHAPESGEVVLDARHVTRVLPGGRQLFRDVNVQIRQGERVAIIGRNGAGKTTFLRTLLGLEPGDDPRTRILTGARVTVGYYDQALRGVEPSETLYDVARAYTQKDPEAHDLLGTFMFPYDQHDKQARILSGGERARLALLKLAQEDHNLLIMDEPTNHLDMEMVEALEAALDDFSGTLVMVSHDRAFIEGLADRIWLIEDGQFYEYPGWEDYKAKHRTAAELEAEALAAAPKVSAKPAAPKGKGLWHLKREVEAIEADIARLEGELEAAQAALSAAPADADFVALGQAAHDLEVQLEAKMEAWGAKQAEVEAKGG, from the coding sequence GTGCTTGTTGCCGCCGTGGACGCCAGTAAGGAATATGGACCGCTGACTGTCCTGCAGGACGTGACCTTCGCCGTGCAGCCCGGGGACCGGGTGGGACTGGTGGGCCGCAACGGGGCGGGCAAGAGCACGCTGCTCAAGCTCCTGACCGGGCAGCTCCAGCCCGACGGCGGCGTGGTGAAGCGCGCGCCGGGCGTGAGGGTGCGCTCCTTGCAGCAGGACCCCGTGTTCCCGCCGGGTGCCACGGTGGACAGCGTGCTGGACGCCGCCTTCCACGACCTGGACCAGCTGGAGGCGGAACTGAACGAGGCCGCCGAGGCGATGGGCAGCGGCACGCCCGAGAGCATCCTGCACCACGAGGCCGTGCTGGAGCACTACGGGCGGCGCGGGGGGTTCGAGCGGCGCAGCCGCAAGGACGCCGTGACCCTGGCGTTCGGTTTCCGGGGCCGCGAGGGTGACCTGGCTGCCAGCCTCAGCGGCGGCGAGCGCACCCGGCTGGGGCTGGCGGCGCTGCTCGTGGAGAACCCGGACGTGCTGCTGCTCGACGAGCCGACCAACCACCTCGACATCGTGATGGTCGAGTGGCTGGAGGGCTTCCTGGGGCGCTACCCGGGCGCGGTGCTGGTGATCAGCCACGACCGCGCGTTCCTGGATACCGTCACCCGCGAGACCGCGTACCTGCGCGGCGGGACCATGAAGGTGTACGCCGGGAACTACACGACCTTCCGTGAGACGCTGGCCGCCGAGCTGGAACAGCAGGCGGCGCGCTTCGCCGTCGAGAGCCGCCAGATAGCGTCGCTACAGGCCAGCGCGGACCGCATGAAGATCTGGGGCCTGGGCATGAGCAAGCTCGCCCGGCGCGCCAAGGCCATGCAGGCCCGCGTGGACCGCATGCAGGCCCGCGCCACGAGCGCCCCACCCCCCGAGCAGCGCACCACCCGCATCACCTTCCACGCGCCCGAGAGCGGCGAGGTCGTGCTCGACGCCCGGCACGTCACGCGCGTGCTGCCCGGCGGGCGGCAGCTGTTCCGGGACGTGAACGTGCAGATCCGCCAGGGCGAGCGCGTGGCGATCATCGGCCGCAACGGCGCGGGCAAGACCACCTTCCTGCGCACCCTGCTGGGCCTGGAACCCGGTGACGACCCACGCACCCGTATCCTGACCGGGGCGCGCGTCACGGTGGGGTACTACGATCAGGCGCTGCGCGGCGTGGAACCCAGCGAGACGCTGTACGACGTGGCCCGCGCCTACACCCAGAAGGACCCGGAGGCGCACGACCTGCTGGGCACCTTCATGTTCCCGTACGACCAGCACGACAAGCAGGCGCGCATCCTCTCGGGCGGCGAGCGGGCGCGGCTGGCGCTGCTGAAACTCGCGCAGGAGGACCACAACCTCCTGATCATGGACGAGCCGACCAACCACCTGGACATGGAGATGGTCGAGGCGCTGGAGGCCGCGCTGGACGACTTCTCGGGCACGCTGGTGATGGTCAGCCACGACCGCGCGTTCATTGAGGGCCTCGCCGACCGCATCTGGCTGATCGAGGACGGGCAGTTCTACGAGTACCCCGGCTGGGAGGACTACAAGGCCAAGCACCGCACGGCGGCCGAACTGGAGGCCGAGGCGCTGGCCGCCGCGCCGAAAGTCAGCGCGAAACCCGCCGCCCCGAAGGGCAAGGGCCTGTGGCACCTCAAGCGCGAGGTGGAGGCCATCGAGGCCGACATCGCCCGCCTGGAGGGCGAACTGGAGGCCGCGCAGGCCGCGCTGAGCGCCGCGCCGGCAGACGCGGATTTCGTGGCGCTGGGGCAGGCCGCGCACGACCTGGAAGTGCAGCTGGAAGCGAAGATGGAGGCCTGGGGTGCCAAGCAGGCCGAGGTGGAGGCGAAGGGCGGCTGA